The DNA window gtttagaaaataagccaacttctgcaccatccggcccgggctctcgaggtggatccacatcggagtcatcttctaacccattTATCCGcagcgtacgaggtcccctcaccggttgacgtcgtagggagtacgtcatcccttcttctagGTATTTGATAACGTTCcgaattggatgtagattgccacccactagaacttgatgtcgTTCCCTAGTACGTATTTCCAGTATCAaacgtcgagccaccgacgtacatgtcccatccactgaCAGAGTGTCTTGCGAGGGATGTGCATTCAACATCGCTACCGAACATGGgttgttccgtattttgtaacccgctaaccgagtgtcggccaagggtcgtgtatacatctcgaacaccggtcgcaagtacatcagttggcgatgtaaattgtacatataactcaatataatgtgcttcactagcaagatgagtctgcaccattgcctccaagctacgagcaccttttatgtcgaacgagtcatatgtcaccggatgaacagaagaacaaaatcgatatgTGATAGatagaactttcattggcgtcgtttcgaaaattttacgcctaattcttttacgaagttctgtcaaatctatgttctggttaaaaaccagtcgcaccgtattctctgacaaaaaaacaacaccattcttggtatggaaaacctcaccatcatagtaaataacatcACTAATAagttcactcatatttgaaactctaaccttcttagcctctctaaattgtttctgctgtgacttatgcattctgagaacattttctgcctaatttatagcctcagcccaaacatgctactgtagcaaaagcgcgtccacgagggcgcgatttcacaaattcttctcaaatagcatcctgctagaagcaattttatactatttgctcagaaacgtaaaaaaaaattatttcttacatgacctattgtagcaaaagcgcgtccacgaggccgcgatttcacaaatttttctcaaatagcatcctgctagaagcgattttatactatttgctcagaaacgtcgaaaaaataattatttcttccGTGATCtattgtagcaaaagcgcgtccacgagggcgcgatttcacaaattcttctcaaatagcatcctgctagaagcgattttatattattttatcagaaacgtcaactcaaaattatttcttccaggacctaaaaaccctaaaaagtctgaaccctaaaccctaaaagccaaaaaaaaacctaacgtgGGAAAAACGGTAAAATCGCGTCCCCCGGAACGCACTACGTGGtgcaggaaatcgcgtccacatcagcgcgagttgctgacgtggacgcgatttcctgacgcgtaccctgacatcgctctgacgtggacgcgatttcgcgaaaaaggaccattccggtaaataattaaataatgggtCAATTTCGATAACTTTTGCAAAAtagggcttttattggtaaattacccattaattttatcattaaatatgtaaatatattaatattaaataaataataaaattgggCCGATAAGTTGGATCgagcctaaaattaaaaaaatagagggctaaattatgaattaatctACTTTTAAGCCTAAAACCAATCGAATAAATAACCCTTCTATGCCAattaaaactctttttttttttgcttttgggataatttaaaagatatatattaactttgattTAATGGGCAAcgtatacatgaattttaatgttgtgtaattttatacataataactttgatttaatgaaatttttattaacatttttaacAATATAACACTATTTTAAATTGAGATTATATTTGATCCATCGTTAGTGCATAAATCTTATATACGATCGATCAACCACAATTTGTCACTTcgttaattaataaaataagataaaattaaacaacttataaataaatattaataaatttatttaaacctaattaaaacttaaattacaatttttttcttctttaccaTCCAATTGGTTATTGGGTTATCATGATGGAAAGGGGTTACTTATATATACTAAAGCTACGAATTTACCCAATCAGCTTCCATTTCTTTAGAAAGAGAGTCAACTCGGTCGAATTTGAAAATTAATGCtgagtttaaaaaatatttaaggtTTTGAGTCGATTTTTGATGTATTTAGAAAAATAGTAGAGGGAAATAATCACTAATGTATTATTGAAAACATGTTCTACAAGCACTTTTTTAGCACATCAACTCATTTGGTTAAATCGTTAAATATTAATAGTTTTATATTTGATCTCGGGTTCAATTCCTTTCCTACTCATTTTTGTATTTTGTTTCAAGCTTTACTTTTATCCTTAATTACTACTTTTAACTTATTAGCTTTTTTGGTTAGATGGTTAATTAATATTGATTTTATCATTGAGTTTTAGGTTCAATTTCTCTTCTaaatacatttgtatttttttgaaaaataatacattcgtattttttatttcatgttgtttcaacttttttttaattaataatatattgttttcaaattttttattttaattaataactcttttatttataaaaataaataattattgtcaaatatcattatatttagtaaatataatttttatatgtgtaatatttatttttgcaaTCCATATCATGTGTGTAGTAAATTTTaggattatatattttttgtatgtgtattcgaaataattatttgaagtatttcacatataaaaatatttcaaatatcatatGAAAAACagtgatatttgaaatattttacatataaaaataataatgatatttgaaataattatttgattttataatattagaaatcatcATACCCATAATATaggtggagaaaataaatatttgacatataaatattatatataaagaaaaatatatcaaaataattagttgatgtttttaaaaaataaaatatatttaacataatgaaaaatatcaattttatcaaaaatatatttttattatataattgaaaataattatttgattttataaataaagagttattaattaaaaagatgaattaaaaaaataaaaaaaacttgaaaataatataattattaattaaaaaaaagcttgaaacaatataaaataaaaaatacgaatACGCTTGGAAAAGGAATTAAACCTAAGACTCAAAGataaaatcattattaattaatcatttaaccAGAAGAGttaatgtgttaaaaataataattaaaaatataagtaaattttgaaacaaatgaaataaaaatacaaatgtgagtagGAGAGAAATCAAAGCTGAGACTCAGAGACAAAactactaacatttaaccatttgACCAAATGAGCTGATGTGCCAAAAAATCAGAAAACGCGCTCTGTATGACGCGTTTTCACTGCAGATCAATGAATGCGCCATGTAGGACACATTTTCACTTTTCTACCTAAAATCGACCTATTTCCTAAATATCCTAGAAATTAACCTAAAATcctaaatattttttagaatcgGTTGGGGGAATAAACGAgctatttatgtttttataatttgatagaATGTTTAATGGAGAGAGTATTTCGATGGAGATGGAATCCCTTGTGAAGATACTTGGATTTGAAAGAAGCCAATAACCTACGCACTGAATTCCTTCATTTTTATAGGGATTATTTTAATCTTATAAGGTAATTCATCTACGGTGGTTGTTGCCTCCATTTTCAATTCACTAATTTCCTTCAAAGCCAGTTGATAGGTTTAATGTAGTAatgttttttaaaagtatttttgtctttttatctcATTTGGCTTTGATTTGGACTGCTGCTTTCTTCCCGATTCCCCTGTTGTTGTATTGTTAACCTCAAAATATTGTCGTCACAAATTGCCTTCAAATATATTGCTAGTTACTATACATAGTTGCAACATTGTTTCAAATATTAATTGTTATACATAGATGGTCTTGTACTTAATTTCCTCATGTTTTCGAGAAATTAAAGTGAATGAAAGTTTGGTCTTAGTTTAATTGTAATTaggtttaagtaaatttattaatatttatttataaattttttattttttttaataataaagtgATAAATTGTGAGCATGGGACTCATGTACCAACATACATATtgcatattaaatattaaaaaaaatgatgtatttattttttaaatgtgtaaattacaataaaaaaattttaagtgcataattatactatatcaaaatatatttacaaaatttcaaatgagatattttcacatttattttagtttgttttttcCAGAAAATTTTAGGTTAGGAATTTATTATGACATTAATACCTGAAAATATTTGGTGAAGCAAATTAAGAGGATGTTAGCTAGTCACATGCAAGGTCTGCATTAAATCTCGTTAGGTGAAGTCGTGAAAGAGAGACCCCTACCGCCAAATAAAATTACGCAAATCAACCTTTAATTAGATTTCATGTACGCTAAGCCCTTGGACTTTGAACGTTGGGTTCAGGCTCCAGTGCCTATAGTCCAGAGTTCTggatttagattaaaaaaatattaaaatgatgtatcaataatataaaaaaacattgtATAATTGATAAATGACACacgataaaaaattaatatttttgattaatttatattttgtattcttttatttttatatttaacttCAGCCTTGGttcaattttagaaatattttttgtttttattttcaaaatagttttcatttttagataaataaaagttttactaatataatcaaataaaattaaaataaacataacttatggtatgatgaataaaataattttttatttgaattataaaataaaaataaattcaacttAAAGTAAAAAACGCTTTCAATATCTTAATTTTCcaaacatttttctatttttcctaaattttcaaaaaaaaatattttctataaataattttctaaattttaacaaaaataaaaaataacctaTATTTTGTAATCTCCAAAAATGTTTTGtctgaaaatatatatttaaattaccgAAGAAAATGACAAGTCGGAATTAATATGAAAGTGAAATGAagaagagaatatatatatagagaaTGTGGTAATTGTAGAAGCCAAAACTACCAAAACTAGTAGCTGTCTGCTTGGGAGGTTACTCACGAGCCTTGTGGGGGGTTAGTTAGCCGACACCCTCGAACTCCTTGTGTATACACCATTTCCACGGTTCTCTGCTAACCTATATTTGTAACCAAACATCCATTTAACGCATACCAAATAATTAAAACCAGCAGTAATGGCTCCTTCAACTCTCACAGAGCTTGCAGGGAAGGAAACCTTACAGGCAAGCTTTGTTCGTGATGAAGATGAGCGTCCTAAGGTTGCTTACAACCAATTCAGCGATGAAATCCCTGTGATCTCTCTTGCCGGTATCAATTATGTAGGTGAAAAGAGGGCGGAGATATGCCAGAAAATCGTCGAGGCTTGTGAAAATTGGGGTATCTTCCAGGTCGTGGATCATGGTGTCGACACTAAACTCATTTCTGAGATGACCCGTCTTGCCAGAGAGTTCTTCGCTTTGCCCGCCGAAGATAAGCTTCGGTTCGATATGTCTGGTGGCAAGAAAGGTGGGTTCATCGTCTCCAGTCACCTCCAGGTAAATATATTCATCACTCAACTCCCTATCTCTTCTCTCTTTTTTGGTTTAACGACTTATtgcttaaattttataaaataccacTTTTGGCTGATTTAGTCCTTTATATAGTCAATGGGAGCGTCGAGATTGATCATGTTTGCTAATTACAGGGAGAAACGGTGCAAGATTGGCGGGAGATTGTGACCTACTTCTCGTACCCAATTAAGAGCCGGGACTATTCAAGGTGGCCTGATATGCCAGAGGGGTGGATTGAGGTGACAAAGGAGTACAGTGATAAATTAATGGGCCTAGCTTGCAAGCTTCTTGAAGTGTTATCAGAAGCAATGGGATTGGAGAAAGAAGCATTGAGCAAGGCATGTGTGGAGATGGACCAGAAAGTGGTGGTTAACTTCTACCCTAAGTGCCCACAACCTGATCTCACTCTGGGACTCAAGCGCCACACTGACCCCGGGACTATCACGCTGTTGCTCCAAGATCAAGTAGGTGGGCTTCAAGCCACCAGGGACAATGGCAATACTTGGATCACTGTTCAACCAGTTGAAGGGGCATTTGTGGTCAACCTTGGAGATCATGGCCATGTAAGTCTAACTGCTTGCCTTATTTGCATTGTTGTTGGTACACAAAGTTTTTATAATAAAAGTAATTTTAAATGGataaaatgtttatattttaaaattataatttgagaaATTAAACAAGCAAAGGGTTAAAGAAAAATTGCTTTTTAGATGAAAGGACTTTCTTTTCAGGACActtgtattattttaaatagaaacaaATAACCACTCACATcctataatttgaaaaaaaaccaTTGATAAATCTAGGGGTGTTAGAAagttaaaatcgaattaatcgaTGGAGTCGATTTAAGTTAGGTAATCGGTCGGCGGTTAAATTTAGTTCGGTTAgaggtcggttaataattttttaaaattttaattattggtTAATTCGGTTCAAAATTGGGTAATTAACCGAACTTATGTAGTGTTTCAAGACGTAAATTTTCGATTAATTCGATTTGCTTTCAAGACAAATGAAcattatgaatgaatttttttatatgttttatacttgttttaatcaaaaagcaaaaatatataaattttgattagttcGGTTAATCGATCGAATTAACCGGAATATTTCAGCTCAGTTAACGATTAAAAGACTGTACAGTTCAGTTAATTCGACTGTTTGAACATCCTTAGATAAAGCCGCTAACcccattaaaatttattttctaaatgaaAATTGTAATTAAAAGGAAAAGCTTAACCTTCATTAATGattattctatttaaaaaaattttgttatcTTCACccaaaatattcaattaaaaataataaaaatctaatcaattaaaatattaaattaaattataaatggtatCATATTTAAATACAATGATATGATAGAgttcttttttattaaatataaatcgAGAACTCAAGACTTTAAGCTAAAATGTTATAGTTGTGGGTAGTTTTAGAGAAAAAGTATTATTTAATAATGGTACCTATTtaattatacataaaaataaaccactgaattcatttcaaaattcattttttCATGTATGCTACGTTGTTGTTAGTCCGTCATTCCCATCAGAAATAACATCACTAAAACCGCAAAGCATGATTTAGGACTTGAatataaaacttacaaaatatGCTACATTCATTCAATGGTTATAAAAAGAAATAGCAGCAATGTATAATTTGTTAGTTGGGAATTAATTGTGATGAGCAGTACCTGAGCAATGGGAGGTTCAAGAACGCCGATCACCAAGCAGTGGTGAACTCCGACTGCAGCAGATTGTCAATAGCCACATTCCAAAACCCAGCACCCGATGCAACAGTGTATCCACTGAAGATAAGAGAAGGAGAGAAACCTATACTTGAGGAGCCCATCACATTTGCTGAGATGTACAGGAGGAAGATGAGCAAGGATCTTGAGCTTGCCATGCTAAAGAAACTGGCCAAGGAGCAGCAGATGGAGACGACCAAGAAGCCCGAACTGGAAACCAAGCCTCTTGAGCAAATCCTTGCATAAATAAACTTCATTTTACTTCTGTATTAGTATCAATTAAATGCATTTGGACTCTTCTTATGGCTACTGCCTACATTTTATGCTTGTTTTCTATGCTCAAACCTACGTAcgtaataaatgaaaaataaatttccaCATTCTCTAGCTATTGTTTAAATTGTGGTTGAGTTTATACTCCTTAGCTGTTGTTCCTCGCTCCATAATATTATCAGACCTTAAGAGACTCTTGGCTATATCCTCCATGGGGTTTCTGCAAAACTAGACTTAACTGTATCCTACATCTATCAGTGCgtccaaattttcaaatttgaatgatTTCGAGTTAGTCTCTAAGTTttttggaatttaaaaaaaaaaggggtacAAGATTATTTTAATGGCTGTTATTTCTTATGGAATTGACAGATTAGCTAAAAGGAAAGTAGCAGTCGtgaaaaaaaaatgtgattttgaaaactTACATTTGTTTGGCATTATTGTGAAAACATGttgtaaatgattaaaatgtttataaaatcaCGAAATTTACTCCGAAACTACAAGATCATTCAGATTCCCTTAATATGCTAATAAAATGGAAGGAAAGGAACTACGGACGTTTTCAAAACAATAAGAATATTGAGCAACAACCAAGGTAACCACCCATGGAGAAACGGCCGTGTCAGAGGTGCATTACGATCTTTGTTCATAATATTCCACCGAAATTTCACTGTGGAATCTTTTCCAAGTCATTGATGCATTCATCCCAAAGAAAAGAGATAGAAAAAGTAAC is part of the Gossypium hirsutum isolate 1008001.06 chromosome D11, Gossypium_hirsutum_v2.1, whole genome shotgun sequence genome and encodes:
- the LOC107912810 gene encoding naringenin,2-oxoglutarate 3-dioxygenase isoform X1, whose product is MAPSTLTELAGKETLQASFVRDEDERPKVAYNQFSDEIPVISLAGINYVGEKRAEICQKIVEACENWGIFQVVDHGVDTKLISEMTRLAREFFALPAEDKLRFDMSGGKKGGFIVSSHLQGETVQDWREIVTYFSYPIKSRDYSRWPDMPEGWIEVTKEYSDKLMGLACKLLEVLSEAMGLEKEALSKACVEMDQKVVVNFYPKCPQPDLTLGLKRHTDPGTITLLLQDQVGGLQATRDNGNTWITVQPVEGAFVVNLGDHGHLGINCDEQYLSNGRFKNADHQAVVNSDCSRLSIATFQNPAPDATVYPLKIREGEKPILEEPITFAEMYRRKMSKDLELAMLKKLAKEQQMETTKKPELETKPLEQILA
- the LOC107912810 gene encoding naringenin,2-oxoglutarate 3-dioxygenase isoform X2, which codes for MAPSTLTELAGKETLQASFVRDEDERPKVAYNQFSDEIPVISLAGINYVGEKRAEICQKIVEACENWGIFQVVDHGVDTKLISEMTRLAREFFALPAEDKLRFDMSGGKKGGFIVSSHLQGETVQDWREIVTYFSYPIKSRDYSRWPDMPEGWIEVTKEYSDKLMGLACKLLEVLSEAMGLEKEALSKACVEMDQKVVVNFYPKCPQPDLTLGLKRHTDPGTITLLLQDQVGGLQATRDNGNTWITVQPVEGAFVVNLGDHGHYLSNGRFKNADHQAVVNSDCSRLSIATFQNPAPDATVYPLKIREGEKPILEEPITFAEMYRRKMSKDLELAMLKKLAKEQQMETTKKPELETKPLEQILA